From the genome of Alphaproteobacteria bacterium:
ACGTAGTGGCGGCGACACCGGCGGCGGCGCGTGGCGCGCGCCGTCTGATCCTGCCGGGGGTCGGCGCCGCCGGCCCGGCCATGGGCCATCTGACCGCGAGCGGCTGGGCCGAGGCGCTGGCTGGCGAGAGCCGCCCGCTGCTGGGCCTGTGTCTTGGTATGCAACTCCTGTTCGCCCACTCTGAGGAAGGCGACGTGCCTCTGCTGGGTCGTATCCCGGCCGCCATCCAGCGGCTTGAACCCGGAGCGGCGGGCCCCTGGCCGCATATGGGCTGGAACACCCTGGACACTGTGGCGTCGGACGAACCGCTATTGGCCGGTGTACCGGTCGGCGCGCATGTCTATTTCGTCCACGGCTACTACGCCCCCGCCGGCTCCTGGAGCCGCGCCACCACCACCTACGGCGAGACCATCACTGCCGTAGCGCGATCCGGCAATGTGGCCGGCTGCCAGTTTCACCCGGAGCGGTCCGGCGCCGTGGGCGCCCGCATTCTCACCAACTTTCTGGCTCAGCCATGATCCTCTATCCGGCGATTGATCTGCTTGATGGTCGCGTGGTGCGCCTTGCCAAAGGCGATTTCGCCGCAGTCACCGACTATGGCGAGGCCCCCCTGGCCACGGCCCGGGCCTATGCGGCGGCCGGGGCAACCTGGCTGCATCTGGTGGATCTGTCCGGCGCACGTGATGGCGCCCGACGCCAGGCTGCCACAGTCGAATCCATCAACGGTGCCGGACTGAAGGTGCAGACCGGCGGCGGGGTCAGAAGCGCCGCCGATGTGCAGGCCATCCTCGACGCCGGCGCCGCCCGCGCCGTAGTCGGTAGCCTGGCCGTGACAGACCCGGCCCGCGTCACCCGCTGGCTGCAGCGATTTGGCCCGGATCGCCTGACCCTGGCCTTTGATGTGACACTGGAACAGGGAGAAGCCCGGCCGCGGGTCGCCGGCTGGACGGAGTGTGCTGGCGTCACTCTGGACGGTCTGGTGGAGACCTATGCCGGCGCCGGCCTGGCCCACGCCCTGGTCACCGATATCGGCCGGGACGGCATGCTGGCCGGCCCTAATGACATCCTCTACCGCCGCCTGGTCCGCACATGGCCGCACATCGCCTGGCAAGCCTCTGGCGGTATCGCCGACACGGCCGATCTGGCGCGCCTGCGTGATGCCGGCCTCAGTGGCGCGATCATCGGCCGCGCCCTCTATGAAGGCCGTTTCACCCTGGTCGAAGCCCTGGCCCGGACTCTGGACGAAGCCGCGCCATGCTAGCCCGTCGCATCATCCCGTGCCTGGACGTGCGTGACGGCCGCGTGGTCAAAGGCGTTCGCTTCCGCAATCACCGCGACGTCGGTGATATGGAGGCCCTGGCCAGTCGCTATGCGGCTGACGGGGCGGACGAGCTGGTGTTCTATGACATTGCGGCCAGTCCGGCCGGCCGCACGGTGGCGGCGGAGTGGGTCGGTCGCGTCGCCGCCCGACTCGACATACCCTTCACCGTCGCCGGCGGCATCCGCAGCGTTGCCGACGCCCAGGCCCGCCTGTTTGCCGGCGCCGACAAGATCTCCGTCA
Proteins encoded in this window:
- a CDS encoding HisA/HisF-related TIM barrel protein, whose amino-acid sequence is MILYPAIDLLDGRVVRLAKGDFAAVTDYGEAPLATARAYAAAGATWLHLVDLSGARDGARRQAATVESINGAGLKVQTGGGVRSAADVQAILDAGAARAVVGSLAVTDPARVTRWLQRFGPDRLTLAFDVTLEQGEARPRVAGWTECAGVTLDGLVETYAGAGLAHALVTDIGRDGMLAGPNDILYRRLVRTWPHIAWQASGGIADTADLARLRDAGLSGAIIGRALYEGRFTLVEALARTLDEAAPC
- the hisH gene encoding imidazole glycerol phosphate synthase subunit HisH; this encodes MTTALIDTSTANLASVRFALQRLGADYVVAATPAAARGARRLILPGVGAAGPAMGHLTASGWAEALAGESRPLLGLCLGMQLLFAHSEEGDVPLLGRIPAAIQRLEPGAAGPWPHMGWNTLDTVASDEPLLAGVPVGAHVYFVHGYYAPAGSWSRATTTYGETITAVARSGNVAGCQFHPERSGAVGARILTNFLAQP